A window from Hymenobacter volaticus encodes these proteins:
- a CDS encoding M23 family metallopeptidase encodes MFLYLLIDLRMPDKLIVPPRRLLSFSFLPLFLLFLGLQPASCGGQEPDSLAPVVTPETPAGPRPTVPNGYFLFPIKPGKTNFLAASMGELRPNHFHGGLDIKTDGRVDLPVYAAADGYISRLKQSSFGYGNVLYITHPNGLTTVYGHLNHFLGATAAELLQRQYEKQSYELELFFKPDQFPVKRGEVVALSGNTGGSAGPHLHWEVRNAQDHQLNPLQWGGFTEIQDHVAPMLQAFAVEALGIEARVQGVFGKSVFVPKTPPLPNGGGYVWADTISAFGSVGLLVQGFDRFDGVWNKNGLQRVEIRINGQPFYRHVVDDVPFPDGTRQVNQHMDYEWRFLQGRQLEKLFVDDGNDLTMYTTGPRKAACAWRTGKYTPWKSCWPTRMAILLRCVLCCGANSRCTTRLALRW; translated from the coding sequence GTGTTTTTGTACTTGCTGATTGATTTGCGAATGCCCGATAAGTTGATTGTCCCGCCGCGGCGGTTGTTGAGTTTCTCGTTTCTCCCTCTGTTCCTGCTGTTTTTAGGGCTCCAGCCGGCTTCCTGCGGTGGTCAGGAACCCGATTCCCTGGCTCCAGTTGTTACCCCTGAAACTCCGGCCGGTCCACGGCCAACAGTGCCCAACGGATACTTTTTGTTTCCCATCAAGCCGGGCAAAACCAACTTCCTGGCCGCTAGCATGGGCGAACTACGCCCCAACCACTTCCACGGGGGCCTCGACATCAAGACCGACGGCCGCGTGGACTTGCCCGTGTATGCCGCCGCCGATGGCTACATCTCGCGGCTCAAGCAAAGCAGCTTTGGTTATGGCAACGTGCTCTACATCACCCACCCCAACGGGCTGACCACGGTGTATGGCCACCTCAACCACTTTCTAGGCGCCACGGCCGCCGAATTGTTGCAGCGCCAATACGAGAAACAGAGCTACGAGCTAGAGCTATTCTTCAAGCCCGACCAGTTTCCGGTGAAGCGCGGCGAAGTAGTGGCCTTGTCGGGCAATACAGGCGGCTCGGCCGGCCCGCACCTACACTGGGAAGTGCGCAACGCGCAAGACCACCAACTAAATCCGCTGCAATGGGGTGGCTTCACGGAAATCCAAGACCACGTAGCGCCCATGCTTCAAGCTTTTGCCGTGGAGGCGTTGGGCATTGAAGCGCGCGTGCAGGGAGTATTTGGCAAGTCGGTGTTTGTGCCCAAAACGCCGCCCTTGCCCAATGGTGGGGGTTACGTATGGGCCGACACTATTTCCGCATTCGGTTCGGTTGGCCTTCTGGTGCAAGGCTTCGACCGGTTTGATGGGGTGTGGAACAAAAACGGGTTGCAACGAGTGGAAATCCGGATTAACGGCCAGCCCTTTTACCGCCACGTGGTGGACGATGTGCCTTTTCCGGACGGCACCCGCCAAGTAAACCAGCACATGGACTATGAGTGGCGCTTCCTACAGGGCCGTCAATTAGAGAAGCTGTTCGTCGACGATGGCAACGACCTGACGATGTACACCACCGGCCCGAGAAAGGCCGCCTGCGCGTGGAGGACGGGAAAGTATACGCCGTGGAAATCTTGCTGGCCGACTCGTATGGCAATACTACTCCGCTGCGTTTTGTGTTGCGGGGCCAACAGCCGGTGTACTACAAGACTCGCTCTACGCTGGTAA
- a CDS encoding ClpP family protease has protein sequence MLSSKQEFRKFAVQGQGLPGLSIDRYVSHIEGQERTFVTNMTRSVIEERPTRFAEIDVFSRLIMDRIVFLGTAVDDNIANIITAQLLFLESVDAKKDILLYINSPGGSVYAGLGIYDTMQYVVPDVATICTGLAASMGAFLLCGGAIGKRSALPHARVMIHQPSGGVQGPSADIEITAREVVKLRQELYSIYAERTGKTYQQIHDDSDRDYWMRADEAKEYGLLDEVLERKE, from the coding sequence ATGCTGTCAAGCAAACAAGAATTCCGAAAATTTGCCGTGCAAGGGCAGGGCCTGCCTGGCCTGAGCATTGACCGATATGTAAGCCATATCGAAGGCCAAGAGCGCACGTTCGTCACCAACATGACCCGGTCCGTTATCGAGGAGCGGCCCACTCGTTTCGCGGAAATCGACGTGTTTTCGCGGCTGATTATGGACCGAATTGTATTCCTCGGCACGGCCGTCGACGACAACATTGCCAACATCATCACCGCGCAGCTGCTATTTCTAGAGTCGGTGGACGCCAAGAAAGATATTCTGCTCTACATCAACTCGCCCGGGGGCTCCGTGTACGCCGGGTTGGGTATCTATGACACCATGCAGTACGTTGTGCCTGATGTGGCTACTATTTGCACCGGGCTGGCTGCCAGCATGGGCGCCTTTCTGCTGTGCGGTGGTGCCATTGGCAAACGTTCCGCCTTGCCGCACGCCCGCGTCATGATTCACCAGCCCTCGGGTGGTGTGCAGGGCCCGTCGGCCGACATCGAAATTACGGCTCGCGAGGTGGTGAAGCTGCGTCAAGAGCTCTACAGCATCTACGCCGAACGCACCGGCAAAACCTACCAGCAAATTCACGACGACTCGGACCGGGACTACTGGATGCGCGCCGACGAAGCCAAAGAGTACGGCCTACTTGACGAAGTGCTGGAACGGAAGGAGTAA
- a CDS encoding transketolase, whose amino-acid sequence MSQDTSFAASSETHTPEVTKSVAELKQIASQVRRDILRMVHAVNSGHPGGSLGCTDLLVALYFKVMKHTPEPFDLNGVGQDLFFLSNGHISPVFYSVLARSGYFPVGELATFRKLNSRLQGHPATHEHLPGIRVASGSLGQGLSVAIGAAQAKKLNGDNRTVFVLMGDGELEEGQVWEAAMYAPHHKVDNLIAFVDRNGQQIDGPTDKIGGLGDLRAKFEAFNWRVLETDGNDLDKLLPTLEEAQSLLGQGQPIMVLMDTQMGFGVDFMMGSHKWHGVAPNDEQLEKALQQLSVEQASDY is encoded by the coding sequence ATGTCGCAAGACACGTCTTTTGCTGCTTCTTCCGAAACGCACACGCCCGAAGTCACCAAGTCGGTTGCGGAGCTAAAACAGATTGCCTCGCAGGTGCGGCGCGACATTTTGCGCATGGTACACGCCGTTAATTCTGGCCACCCCGGCGGCTCGCTCGGCTGCACCGACTTATTGGTGGCGCTCTACTTCAAGGTGATGAAGCACACCCCCGAGCCGTTTGATCTGAACGGAGTCGGCCAAGACTTGTTTTTCCTTTCCAATGGGCACATTTCGCCGGTATTTTACTCGGTGCTGGCCCGTTCGGGCTACTTCCCGGTAGGTGAGCTGGCTACGTTCCGCAAGCTCAATTCGCGGTTGCAAGGCCACCCGGCCACGCACGAGCACTTGCCCGGCATCCGCGTGGCTTCCGGCTCGTTGGGCCAGGGCCTGAGCGTCGCCATTGGTGCTGCCCAAGCTAAAAAACTCAACGGCGACAACCGGACCGTATTCGTGCTCATGGGCGACGGCGAGTTGGAAGAAGGCCAAGTGTGGGAGGCCGCCATGTACGCCCCGCACCACAAAGTCGACAACCTAATAGCCTTCGTGGACCGCAACGGTCAGCAGATCGACGGCCCCACCGACAAAATCGGAGGCCTCGGCGACCTGCGCGCCAAGTTCGAAGCCTTCAACTGGCGCGTACTCGAAACCGACGGCAACGACCTCGACAAGTTACTGCCAACGCTCGAAGAAGCACAGTCGTTGCTCGGCCAGGGCCAGCCGATTATGGTGCTGATGGATACACAGATGGGCTTTGGGGTCGACTTCATGATGGGTTCGCACAAGTGGCATGGCGTAGCCCCGAACGACGAGCAACTCGAAAAGGCCTTGCAGCAACTTAGCGTAGAGCAAGCCAGCGACTATTAA
- a CDS encoding alpha/beta fold hydrolase, which produces MKQSLLLLHGALGCEAQVKPLARELSAHYNVHTFSFSGHGGQALQQDKFSMQNFATEVKEFVREQGLPSVHVFGYSMGGYAALAAAAATPGLIRSITTLGTKLDWSPATAALETRMLDLDTMRAKVPQYVTQLEKQHAPTPLPDLLAATATMMRRLGTAPLLTPAILATLDVPVQVMVGELDKTAGVDASRHFTDHMTHATFEILMNTPHPLERVNPDLLVNRIARFIETAA; this is translated from the coding sequence ATGAAACAATCCTTGCTCTTGCTGCATGGCGCCTTGGGCTGTGAAGCACAGGTGAAGCCATTAGCCCGCGAGTTATCGGCGCATTACAACGTCCACACTTTTTCGTTTAGCGGGCACGGCGGTCAGGCGCTACAGCAGGACAAGTTTTCGATGCAGAACTTTGCCACAGAAGTAAAGGAGTTTGTTCGGGAGCAGGGGTTGCCGTCGGTCCATGTTTTTGGCTATAGTATGGGCGGCTACGCCGCACTAGCGGCAGCAGCAGCCACGCCAGGTCTTATCCGTAGCATTACCACGCTCGGCACCAAGCTCGACTGGTCGCCGGCGACGGCGGCGCTGGAAACGCGCATGCTCGACCTTGACACCATGCGCGCCAAAGTGCCACAGTACGTAACTCAGCTAGAAAAGCAGCACGCTCCTACCCCCCTCCCCGACCTGCTAGCTGCTACCGCCACCATGATGCGCCGCCTTGGCACGGCGCCGTTGCTTACGCCTGCTATTCTGGCCACGCTCGATGTCCCAGTGCAGGTGATGGTAGGCGAACTAGACAAAACCGCCGGCGTTGATGCTTCCCGCCATTTCACCGACCATATGACCCACGCTACGTTTGAAATCCTGATGAACACGCCTCATCCATTGGAGCGCGTAAACCCGGATTTGCTGGTTAACCGCATTGCCCGTTTTATTGAAACGGCCGCGTAG
- a CDS encoding vWA domain-containing protein — MRRLAVLLCWMLWLVSGAKTGLRAQNVPPEKPRVTRILFLLDASGSMLAPWEGRPRMDVAKSLLAKMVDSLNTYPNLELGLRAYGHLHDKSENNCEDSKLEVPFAAKNAEAIKTRLKSIDPKGNTPITFSLLQSAGDFPTDNTARNVLILITDGLESCKGDPCATSLALQRKRVFLKPFVIGIGAEKEFGKQLECLGQYYNASDVKTFRTILNDVVTQTLAKTTVAINLTDEAGKPVESNVNMTFINNITEQPEFNYVHYRDAQGKPDVLDVDALQSYDLVINTVPPVRQQNLPIKPGKANVFTYKTPQGTLWLQSPNTIGNPYGTVQAVIRQADKENTLLALPFGSRQKLLAGNYEVELLTLPRQLKRITIKQGQETAVTYVAPGTLNIITDLKGYGSIYRLNDDESQTWIYNLSDGGSSKVNVPMQPGAYRLVFRTKNATGSKFTDVRNFTIRPGQTTSVSLFGK, encoded by the coding sequence ATGCGCCGGTTAGCTGTTCTTCTGTGCTGGATGTTGTGGCTGGTTAGCGGAGCCAAAACCGGGCTGCGCGCGCAGAACGTGCCGCCCGAAAAGCCGCGGGTAACGCGCATCTTGTTTTTGCTGGATGCGTCGGGCTCGATGCTGGCCCCGTGGGAAGGCCGGCCGCGCATGGATGTAGCGAAAAGCCTGCTGGCCAAGATGGTGGATTCGCTGAACACCTACCCGAACCTGGAACTTGGGCTGCGGGCCTACGGTCACCTACACGACAAGTCGGAAAACAACTGCGAAGACTCCAAGCTGGAAGTGCCTTTCGCGGCCAAAAACGCCGAGGCCATCAAAACCCGCCTCAAGTCTATCGACCCCAAAGGTAACACACCCATCACCTTCTCCCTGCTTCAGTCAGCCGGCGACTTCCCGACGGATAACACAGCACGTAACGTGCTGATCCTCATTACCGACGGACTGGAGTCGTGCAAAGGTGACCCGTGCGCTACCTCGCTGGCGTTGCAGCGCAAACGGGTGTTTCTCAAGCCATTTGTGATTGGCATTGGGGCGGAGAAGGAATTTGGCAAGCAGCTAGAATGCTTGGGGCAGTACTACAATGCATCCGATGTAAAAACCTTCCGCACCATTCTCAATGATGTGGTAACGCAGACGCTGGCCAAAACCACCGTGGCCATTAACCTGACCGATGAAGCCGGCAAACCCGTGGAGTCGAACGTGAACATGACTTTCATCAACAACATCACGGAGCAGCCCGAATTCAACTACGTTCACTACCGCGACGCCCAAGGCAAACCCGACGTGCTCGACGTTGACGCTTTGCAGAGCTACGACTTGGTTATCAACACCGTTCCGCCTGTGCGCCAGCAGAATCTGCCCATCAAGCCTGGCAAGGCCAATGTATTCACCTACAAAACGCCGCAGGGCACGCTTTGGCTCCAGAGTCCGAACACGATAGGCAACCCGTACGGCACGGTGCAGGCCGTAATCCGGCAGGCCGATAAAGAAAATACGTTGCTGGCGTTGCCTTTCGGGTCGCGGCAAAAGCTACTGGCAGGCAATTACGAAGTGGAACTGCTGACCCTGCCCCGCCAGCTTAAGCGCATCACCATCAAGCAAGGACAGGAAACAGCCGTTACGTACGTTGCGCCCGGTACGCTCAACATCATCACCGATCTGAAAGGCTATGGCAGCATCTACCGCCTCAACGATGACGAGTCGCAAACCTGGATTTACAACCTCTCGGATGGGGGCAGCAGCAAAGTGAACGTGCCCATGCAGCCAGGAGCTTACCGCTTGGTGTTCCGCACCAAAAATGCCACCGGCAGCAAGTTCACCGACGTGCGCAATTTCACCATCCGCCCCGGCCAAACCACCTCAGTGAGTTTATTTGGCAAATAA
- the bcp gene encoding thioredoxin-dependent thiol peroxidase, whose product MSLPQAGDLAPDFTAKDQHGTTHRLADYKGRRVALYFYPKDDTSGCTAQACDLRDNYQSLQAAGIQVLGVSIDSEKSHQKFAAKYDLPFPLLVDEDKKLVEDYGVWQEKSMYGRKYMGTMRYTFLIDADSKIEKVITKVDTKNHAAQLL is encoded by the coding sequence ATGTCACTTCCCCAAGCCGGCGACCTCGCCCCCGATTTCACTGCCAAAGACCAACATGGCACCACGCACCGCCTCGCCGATTACAAAGGCCGCCGGGTTGCGCTCTATTTCTACCCCAAAGACGACACCTCCGGCTGCACCGCCCAAGCCTGCGACTTGCGCGATAATTACCAGAGCCTGCAAGCAGCCGGCATTCAGGTGCTCGGCGTCAGCATCGACAGCGAGAAGTCGCACCAGAAGTTTGCCGCTAAGTATGACTTACCGTTCCCGCTGCTCGTCGACGAAGACAAGAAGCTAGTGGAAGACTACGGCGTGTGGCAAGAGAAATCGATGTACGGCCGCAAATACATGGGCACTATGCGCTACACTTTCCTCATTGATGCCGACAGCAAAATCGAGAAAGTGATTACCAAAGTCGATACCAAGAACCACGCCGCGCAACTGCTGTAG
- a CDS encoding lipocalin family protein: MTKLNKVRQPVLVATAVAAVATGVAAYGYVRRKLYPPLPTVPHVNLHKYSGLWYEVARLPTRFEKGCQHVTAEYKVRPDGKVDVLNTCHKEGLNGPVETAKGIARTTDATYSKLKVSFFWPFEGDYWILDLDYADYQYALVGTPSRENLWILSRTPHLERSRRDHLIGKARELGFPVEKILFTPQPMAEKP; this comes from the coding sequence ATGACCAAACTAAATAAAGTCCGCCAGCCTGTTCTAGTTGCTACCGCAGTGGCCGCAGTAGCCACAGGAGTAGCCGCCTACGGCTACGTGCGCCGCAAATTGTATCCACCGCTGCCCACAGTACCGCACGTGAATCTGCATAAGTACAGCGGCTTGTGGTATGAGGTGGCCCGGCTGCCCACTCGCTTCGAGAAAGGCTGCCAACACGTTACGGCCGAATACAAAGTGCGCCCCGACGGCAAAGTAGACGTGCTCAATACTTGCCATAAGGAAGGGCTCAATGGCCCCGTTGAAACCGCGAAAGGCATTGCCCGCACCACGGACGCTACGTACTCCAAGCTGAAAGTCAGCTTCTTCTGGCCCTTCGAGGGCGACTACTGGATTCTGGACCTCGACTACGCCGACTATCAATATGCCTTGGTTGGTACGCCTAGCCGCGAAAACTTGTGGATCCTAAGCCGGACGCCGCACCTAGAGCGCAGCCGCCGCGACCACCTCATCGGCAAGGCCCGTGAACTAGGTTTCCCGGTAGAGAAGATACTGTTCACGCCACAACCCATGGCCGAAAAGCCATAG
- a CDS encoding M48 family metallopeptidase, which produces MLKKLALASCLFMAAACSTVPITGRRQLSLVSDAEMNSMAATEYQKVLATSKVISSGTQAAMVKRVGQRIQQAVETYFRQQNQQAQLEGYAWEYNLLDDKQENAWCMPGGKVAVYSGILPITQDETGLAVVLGHEIAHAVAKHSTERMSQQMATQGIGNLASAAVGQAPTASQNVFLQVVGAGSQLGLLKYGRSQESEADHLGLIFMAMAGYDPTKRWSSGSAWMLAKEVLHHRSFFPLTPPMARAWPPFSENCRRLASTISVNSHRPITFPA; this is translated from the coding sequence ATGCTTAAGAAATTAGCTTTGGCTAGTTGCCTGTTTATGGCCGCTGCCTGTTCAACTGTTCCTATCACCGGCCGCCGTCAGCTCAGCCTTGTTTCCGATGCTGAAATGAACTCAATGGCGGCCACAGAATATCAAAAAGTACTTGCTACCAGCAAGGTTATCAGCAGCGGCACGCAGGCGGCCATGGTCAAGCGCGTGGGGCAACGTATCCAGCAGGCCGTGGAAACGTATTTCCGGCAGCAAAACCAACAAGCTCAGTTGGAAGGCTACGCCTGGGAGTACAACCTGCTAGATGACAAGCAGGAAAACGCTTGGTGTATGCCAGGTGGCAAAGTGGCCGTATACAGCGGCATCCTGCCCATCACGCAAGACGAAACCGGACTGGCCGTGGTACTAGGCCACGAAATTGCGCACGCCGTAGCCAAGCACAGCACCGAGCGAATGAGCCAGCAAATGGCCACGCAAGGTATTGGCAATCTAGCATCGGCCGCCGTGGGGCAGGCGCCTACCGCAAGCCAGAACGTGTTTTTGCAAGTGGTTGGGGCGGGTTCGCAGCTCGGCCTGCTGAAGTATGGCCGCAGCCAAGAGTCGGAAGCCGACCACCTCGGTCTGATTTTTATGGCAATGGCAGGCTATGACCCGACAAAGCGGTGGAGTTCTGGCAGCGCATGGATGCTCGCGAAGGAGGTGCTTCACCACCGGAGTTTCTTTCCACTCACCCCTCCAATGGCACGCGCGTGGCCGCCATTCAGCGAGAATTGCCGGAGGCTCGCAAGTACTATAAGCGTTAACTCGCACCGACCCATTACCTTTCCGGCATGA
- a CDS encoding fumarylacetoacetate hydrolase family protein, which yields MKILCIGRNYADHITELQNETPDAPVIFAKPDTALLQRNQPFFYPDFSQDIHHEIELVLRVCKNGKNIDEKFAHTYYDAIGLGIDFTARDLQSKLKSKGLPWELAKGFDGSAPLGETFKPVSDFPNPKDINFRLEVNGEVRQQGNSGLMLHPFDAIISYISKFITLKMGDLIFTGTPSGVGPVKIGDQLTGYIGDEKMLELAVK from the coding sequence ATGAAAATCCTCTGCATCGGCCGCAACTACGCCGACCATATCACGGAGCTACAGAACGAAACGCCCGACGCGCCCGTCATTTTCGCCAAGCCCGACACGGCCCTACTCCAGCGTAATCAACCCTTCTTCTACCCCGATTTTTCGCAGGACATTCACCACGAAATCGAGTTGGTGCTGCGGGTGTGCAAGAACGGCAAGAACATCGACGAGAAGTTCGCGCACACTTACTACGACGCCATTGGCCTAGGCATTGACTTTACGGCCCGCGACCTGCAAAGCAAGCTAAAGAGCAAAGGCTTGCCCTGGGAACTGGCCAAAGGCTTCGACGGCTCAGCCCCGCTCGGCGAAACCTTCAAACCCGTGAGTGACTTCCCGAACCCGAAAGACATCAACTTTCGGCTGGAAGTGAACGGCGAAGTACGGCAGCAAGGCAACTCAGGCCTGATGCTGCACCCCTTCGACGCCATTATCAGCTACATCTCCAAGTTCATCACCCTGAAAATGGGCGACCTTATTTTTACAGGCACCCCAAGTGGCGTAGGTCCGGTGAAAATCGGCGACCAGCTGACTGGCTACATCGGCGACGAAAAAATGCTGGAATTGGCCGTGAAATAA
- a CDS encoding UDP-N-acetylmuramate--L-alanine ligase, translating into MHNLALALHRRGAHVTGSDDEIFEPAKSRLQAAGLLPAAEGWFPEKITADLDAVIVGMHARADNPELLRAQELGLRVYSFPEFIYEASKDKQRVVIGGSHGKTSITSLILHVLRYHNRKFDYAVGAQLEGFDLMVQLTEDAPIIIIEGDEYLSSPIDRRPKFHLYQHHIGVISGISWDHINVFPSEEIYREQFKIFAEMTPKAGTLIYDQDDEQVQLVTVPSNPDVEYIGYGPHEHVIKDGKTFLLNKKEEKVPVQVFGEHNLRNISAAKEVCKQLGIKGKPFYEALATFKGAARRLELVAEGDDSVVYKDFAHAPSKLKATATAFKKQFPKRRLVACLELHTFSSLNPAFLPQYAHTFDAPDVAVVYFNPHVLEHKRLPPLAPEQVAQAFNRPDLQVFTDSKQLAHYLQTQNWHDANLLMMSSGTFDGLDLKQLAAEVVSA; encoded by the coding sequence ATGCACAATCTGGCTTTGGCCCTGCACCGGCGCGGCGCCCATGTTACGGGCTCCGACGACGAGATATTTGAGCCGGCCAAAAGCCGTTTGCAGGCTGCTGGGCTGTTACCTGCCGCCGAAGGTTGGTTCCCCGAGAAAATAACAGCCGATCTGGACGCCGTAATTGTGGGGATGCATGCGCGGGCCGACAACCCGGAGCTGCTGCGGGCCCAGGAGCTGGGGCTGCGGGTATACTCGTTTCCTGAGTTCATCTACGAAGCTTCCAAAGACAAGCAGCGCGTAGTAATTGGGGGCTCGCACGGCAAAACCAGCATCACCTCCCTGATTCTGCACGTGTTGCGCTACCACAACCGCAAGTTCGACTACGCGGTGGGCGCCCAGCTGGAAGGGTTCGATTTGATGGTGCAACTCACTGAGGATGCGCCCATCATCATTATTGAGGGCGACGAGTACCTGTCGTCGCCCATCGACCGGCGGCCGAAGTTTCACCTCTACCAGCACCACATCGGCGTGATTTCGGGCATCAGCTGGGACCATATCAACGTGTTTCCAAGCGAGGAAATCTACCGGGAGCAGTTCAAGATTTTCGCCGAGATGACGCCCAAAGCCGGCACGCTCATCTATGACCAGGACGACGAGCAGGTGCAGTTGGTGACGGTACCCAGCAACCCCGACGTGGAGTACATCGGCTACGGCCCGCACGAGCACGTCATCAAGGACGGCAAAACGTTCTTGCTCAACAAGAAAGAAGAGAAGGTGCCCGTGCAGGTATTCGGCGAACATAACCTGCGCAACATTTCGGCGGCCAAAGAGGTCTGCAAGCAGCTAGGTATTAAAGGCAAGCCGTTTTACGAAGCCCTAGCCACGTTCAAAGGCGCGGCCCGTCGGCTAGAGTTGGTAGCCGAGGGCGACGATTCGGTGGTGTACAAAGATTTTGCTCACGCGCCTAGCAAGCTCAAAGCCACGGCTACAGCCTTCAAAAAGCAGTTTCCGAAGCGCCGCCTCGTGGCCTGCTTGGAGTTGCACACCTTCAGCAGCCTGAATCCAGCCTTCTTGCCCCAGTACGCCCACACCTTTGATGCGCCCGACGTGGCTGTGGTGTATTTCAACCCGCACGTGCTGGAACACAAGCGCCTGCCACCGTTGGCACCCGAGCAAGTGGCCCAGGCATTCAACCGCCCCGATTTGCAGGTTTTCACCGACAGCAAACAGCTCGCGCACTACCTGCAAACCCAGAATTGGCACGACGCCAACTTGCTCATGATGTCGTCGGGCACGTTTGATGGGTTAGATTTGAAGCAGTTGGCCGCGGAAGTTGTTAGTGCTTAG
- a CDS encoding phytanoyl-CoA dioxygenase family protein produces the protein MNQNGHATPAQALHHHQLPHSDEALGALQQGAQQLATEGYAVLSGIYSAKEIADLLRTIEAADTSSSNFRRSQDVFAIRNLLGEIPALQEQLLTPKLHQVLAVLFSGSTPHLTKAIYFDKPAGSNWLVAWHQDVMIAVGGRIDLPGYGPWTTKQGETTVLPTRQVLESIVTIRLHLDDCDATNGALKVVPGSHQHGVLSNDTLPAHTPHAVTCSVAAGGVMLMKPLTLHASNRSTSARPRRVIHLEFSAAELPQGLQWRERLDISVHN, from the coding sequence ATGAACCAGAACGGCCACGCCACGCCTGCGCAAGCACTACATCACCACCAGCTACCTCATTCTGATGAGGCTCTAGGAGCATTGCAACAAGGCGCACAACAACTTGCCACCGAAGGCTATGCTGTACTGTCTGGCATTTACTCCGCGAAAGAAATTGCCGATTTACTTCGCACTATAGAAGCCGCCGATACTTCTTCCTCCAACTTTCGCCGCAGCCAAGATGTGTTTGCTATCCGCAATCTGCTCGGTGAAATTCCGGCGCTACAAGAACAACTGCTGACTCCGAAGTTGCACCAGGTATTGGCAGTACTTTTCTCCGGTAGCACGCCTCACCTGACCAAGGCTATTTACTTTGATAAGCCAGCCGGCTCCAACTGGCTAGTAGCTTGGCACCAAGACGTCATGATAGCCGTAGGCGGCCGTATCGACTTGCCCGGTTATGGTCCCTGGACCACCAAACAAGGCGAGACAACTGTGCTGCCAACCCGCCAAGTGTTGGAAAGCATTGTCACTATCCGGCTTCACCTCGACGACTGCGACGCTACCAACGGTGCGCTGAAAGTAGTTCCTGGTTCGCATCAGCACGGTGTACTCTCAAATGATACGCTTCCAGCTCACACGCCCCACGCCGTAACGTGTTCGGTAGCTGCTGGCGGGGTAATGCTAATGAAACCCCTAACGCTGCACGCCTCCAACCGCAGCACAAGTGCCCGCCCACGGCGCGTCATTCATTTGGAATTTAGTGCCGCAGAACTGCCACAAGGCCTGCAATGGCGCGAGCGTCTCGATATTTCAGTACACAACTAA
- a CDS encoding RNA polymerase sigma factor: MKTLNLPPLSPTQSAAQLRHALQTNREQTLTQLYQHTFPMVRHYVLQHGGTAQDAKDVFHDALIVFYEKAVAGTLELTASASTYLVAVARNIWRREVDRRQRCNLADLNEEHLQVPDQREPAEAGATAEEVSVLEYVERLGEKCKSILLSFYYFQQPLEQIASTHQYRNVRSATVQKFKCLERLRNSVRNVLVETFSH, encoded by the coding sequence ATGAAAACACTAAACCTTCCGCCACTCTCGCCAACGCAGTCTGCCGCGCAGCTCCGGCACGCGCTGCAAACTAACCGCGAACAGACGCTCACGCAACTCTACCAGCACACTTTCCCCATGGTGCGGCACTATGTGTTGCAGCACGGCGGCACGGCGCAAGATGCCAAGGATGTATTTCACGATGCCCTGATTGTGTTTTACGAAAAAGCCGTGGCAGGCACCCTGGAACTCACTGCCTCGGCCAGTACTTACCTAGTGGCGGTGGCGCGCAACATCTGGCGCCGGGAGGTAGACCGTCGGCAGCGCTGCAACCTCGCCGACCTCAACGAGGAGCACCTGCAAGTACCCGACCAAAGAGAACCAGCCGAGGCGGGAGCCACCGCCGAGGAAGTATCAGTACTGGAGTACGTGGAACGGCTAGGGGAGAAGTGCAAGAGCATTTTGCTGTCCTTCTACTATTTCCAGCAGCCCTTAGAGCAAATTGCTAGCACCCACCAGTACCGCAATGTGCGCTCTGCTACGGTGCAAAAATTCAAGTGCTTGGAGCGCCTGCGCAACTCGGTGCGCAACGTGTTAGTCGAAACCTTCAGCCACTAA